The following proteins come from a genomic window of Lycium ferocissimum isolate CSIRO_LF1 chromosome 4, AGI_CSIRO_Lferr_CH_V1, whole genome shotgun sequence:
- the LOC132051865 gene encoding NAD kinase 2, chloroplastic-like, whose protein sequence is MATCFHYCPCHLEMGRTLQYCQLNYAKTSRNGTRFGFGFGLSYGYRRVKFVVSAELSNAFSVNIGLDSQASDTSQFPRIGPLPGDIAEIEAYCRIFRAAEQLHNSLMDTLCNPLTGECNVSYDVPSDDKSILEDKLVSVLGCMVCLLNKGREEVISGRSSIMNSFQDVDVHMKDDMLPPLAIFRGEMKRYCESLHVALENYLTPDDDPRSIVVWQKLQRLKNVCYDAGFPRGEKNPSHTLFANFNPVYLSTTEEEETQSEVAFWIGGQVTDEGLRWLLERGFKTIVDLRAETVKDIFYEKVLDEAISSGNIELIKLPVEVGISPSVEQVEKFAALVSDLKKKPLYLHSKEGIKRTSAMVSRWRQYITRYTPHVVETFMSPMAEDDKSFNGEICPASNNQDGEVPTRSDDIISAVEDNKHISEATELGKNEGDEIVSSHPESTMLASYINVNPLKSQMPPFNVFSRKDMSTYFRSRKVSPAIYFTHERKRLEVLSASIYNYRRAPKGNETTSIYSETRMMESEDLNGSSFNKHLITNPSSSASNTEINSGHNGSATPVLNGSGNGKVKTSIKNAGIVDARNELERNAESRVTTAERRNIEVPKPSLEDNLEQIEGNMCASATGVVRVQSRRKAEMFLVRTDGHSCTREKVTESSLAFTHPSTQQQMLLWKSTPKTVLLLKKLGNELMEEAKEVASFLYSQEKMTILVEPEVHDIFARIPGFGFVQTFYSQDTSDLHERVDFVACLGGDGVILHASNIFRGAVPPVISFNLGSLGFLTSHPFEDFKKDLRQVIHGNNTLDGVYITLRMRLRCEIFRSGKAMPGKVFDVLNEVVVDRGSNPYLSKIECYEHDRLITKVQGDGVIVATPTGSTAYSTAAGGSMVHPNVPCMLFTPICPHSLSFRPVILPDSAKLELKIPEDARSNAWVSFDGKRRQQLSRGDSVRIYMSEHPLPTVNKSDQTGDWFHSLVRCLNWNERLDQKAL, encoded by the exons ATGGCAACATGTTTTCATTATTGTCCGTGCCACTTAGAAATGGGTCGTACACTTCAGTATTGCCAGCTTAATTATGCTAAGACTTCTAGGAATGGAACTCGGTTCGGGTTCGGGTTTGGATTATCGTATGGATATCGGCGTGTCAAGTTTGTTGTGAGTGCTGAGCTGTCCAATGCTTTTTCCGTTAACATTGGGTTGGATTCTCAG GCCAGTGATACTTCACAGTTTCCCCGGATTGGCCCATTACCTGGGGACATTGCAGAGATAGAGGCTTACTGTAGAATATTTCGGGCTGCTGAACAACTTCATAACTCATTAATGGACACTCTATGCAATCCACTGACTGGAGAATGTAATGTCTCATATGATGTACCCTCAGATGATAAATCAATACTGGAAGATAAACTAGTTTCTGTTCTAGGATGCATGGTGTGTCTTCTAAACAAAGGAAGGGAGGAAGTAATTTCTGGGAGATCCTCGATTATGAACTCTTTTCAAGATGTTGATGTGCATATGAAGGATGATATGCTTCCTCCACTTGCTATTTTCAGAGGTGAAATGAAGAGGTACTGCGAGAGCTTGCATGTTGCTCTTGAAAACTATTTGACACCTGATGATGATCCTCGCAGCATTGTTGTCTGGCAAAAACTTCAAAGACTGAAGAATGTATGTTACGATGCCGGATTTCCTCGTGGTGAGAAGAACCCCAGCCATACACTGTTTGCTAACTTTAATCCTGTTTATTTGTCAACAACGGAAGAAGAAGAGACACAGTCTGAGGTTGCTTTCTGGATAGGTGGCCAAGTAACTGATGAAGGTCTCAGATGGCTGTTGGAGAGAGGGTTCAAAACCATTGTAGACCTCAGAGCTGAGACTGTAAAAGACATCTTTTATGAGAAAGTGCTAGATGAAGCCATATCATCAGGGAATATTGAATTAATTAAACTACCTGTTGAAGTTGGTATATCACCTTCAGTGGAGCAGGTTGAAAAGTTTGCAGCATTGGTCTCTGATTTAAAGAAAAAGCCCTTATATCTCCACAGTAAAGAAGGAATTAAGAGGACATCAGCTATGGTCTCTAGATGGAGGCAGTATATTACTCGCTACACACCACATGTTGTAGAAACATTTATGTCACCAATGGCAGAAGATGATAAAAGCTTTAATGGTGAAATCTGCCCTGCCTCTAATAATCAAGATGGGGAGGTGCCTACAAGATCAGATGACATAATTTCTGCTGTGGAAGATAACAAGCACATCTCTGAAGCTACGGAGCTAGGCAAGAATGAAGGTGATGAAATTGTTTCGTCCCATCCGGAAAGCACAATGCTGGCATCCTACATCAATGTGAATCCACTAAAATCTCAGATGCCTCCCTTTAATGTCTTCTCCAGAAAAGATATGTCCACGTATTTCAGAAGTAGGAAGGTTTCACCAGCAATATATTTTACTCATGAAAGGAAAAGATTGGAAGTGCTTTCTGCTTCAATATATAACTACAGAAGAGCACCTAAGGGAAATGAAACCACAAGCATATACAGTGAGACCAGAATGATGGAGTCAGAAGATTTAAATGGTTCGTCTTTCAATAAACACTTAATTACTAACCCTTCAAGCTCCGCTTCAAATACAGAGATAAATTCTGGTCATAATGGCTCTGCGACTCCTGTTTTGAATGGAAGCGGCAATGGGAAAGTGAAAACCTCAATAAAAAATGCTGGTATTGTTGATGCCAGAAATGAGTTAGAACGTAATGCTGAGTCTAGAGTCACTACTGCTGAGAGAAGAAATATTGAAGTCCCCAAACCTTCACTGGAAGATAACTTGGAGCAGATTGAAGGAAATATGTGTGCTTCTGCCACTGGTGTTGTAAGAGTGCAGTCAAGGAGGAAAGCAGAGATGTTCTTGGTTCGCACAGATGGGCATTCGTGCACCAGAGAGAAGGTAACAGAATCTTCCTTGGCCTTCACTCATCCTAGCACCCAGCAGCAGATGCTTTTGTGGAAATCGACACCAAAGACTGTATTGCTGTTGAAGAAGCTGGGAAACGAACTCATGGAAGAAGCTAAAGAG GTTGCTTCTTTTTTGTATTCCCAAGAGAAGATGACTATTCTTGTTGAGCCTGAGGTGCATGATATTTTTGCACGAATCCCAGGCTTTGGGTTTGTTCAGACCTTCTATAGTCAAGATACCAG CGATCTTCATGAGAGGGTTGACTTTGTTGCCTGTTTGGGAGGAGATGGCGTGATACTCCATGCATCAAATATATTTCGAGGTGCTGTCCCACCCGTCATCTCATTTAACCTAGGATCCCTTGGATTTCTCACTTCACATCCA TTTGAAGATTTCAAGAAGGATCTTAGACAAGTCATCCATGGAAACAACACTCTAGATGGCGTATATATAACTCTAAGGATGCGTCTCCGATGTGAGATATTCCGAAGCGGGAAAGCAATGCCTGGAAAGGTGTTTGATGTCCTaaatgaagttgtagttgaCCGTGGTTCTAATCCATACCTGTCCAAAATTGAGTGTTATGAACATGACCGCCTCATAACCAAG GTGCAAGGTGATGGGGTCATCGTGGCCACTCCAACTGGAAGTACAGCTTACTCAACAGCTGCTGGGGGTTCCATG GTGCATCCCAATGTTCCATGCATGCTCTTTACACCAATCTGCCCACATTCTCTCTCGTTTAGACCGGTCATACTTCCTGATTCTGCAAAATTAGAACTAAAG
- the LOC132053852 gene encoding serine/threonine-protein phosphatase 7 long form homolog codes for MLMFTFFRQKKHRSFIENIHLCRYFCFMAENNAYQMDPGPLDSSVLNEQLTHRSRDIWDGKDNVILNTRRCDGNFWDFVKEHPIDTRVLEVIRLSGLYGVYRSHRPTIDRSLITSLVERWRPETHTFHFRTGEATITLQDVEVLYGLPVNGDPVLGNELARSTEDWKDICQRLLGFSPLPGDFKKNSLKVSVLNQHMLRHPKLLDTATQDMVNQKARCYMFWMIAGMMMADTSGSNLKLMYLPMLEDVNTIGSYIGVVRPSVLPSDYCRVGRNIWRARVTIFCWDVVEVHLPDRVMRQFGMIQEIPLTPFPFDPTHFNHDRRGRPNTNWELEHAQWLPFWHQRLRYVINAPVNHEPLRYDDPYLVWFRRITRLVIGNPTSRPQRQQGYVPNATAYEAMVRYIHSVVDKAKSLGDQPLFEEFYMFRAMVRSEGEKCLTYVHEARKRWCSLVGGNVLLREVKCLLKWMKCIRKMPKHPEDDPATTNCNIGSTSRGDTHEFTQASGMTYQPTTTQIVPYMTPQTPQYSRDPSLSSFENIFVENGPVFNSSFYGAKKF; via the exons ATGTTGATGTTCACATTTTTTAGGCAAAAAAAGCATAGAAGTTTCATAGAAAATATTCACTTGTGTAGGTATTTTTGTTTTATGGCGGAAAATAATGCATATCAGATGGATCCGGGTCCACTCGACTCGTCCGTATTGAATGAACAACTCACCCATAGGTCACGGGATATATGGGATGGAAAGGATAATGTGATTTTGAATACAAGGAGATGTGATGGAAATTTTTGGGACTTCGTAAAGGAACATCCAATTGATACACGAGTCTTGGAAGTGATTAGACTATCGGGATTGTACGGTGTTTATAGATCTCATCGACCTACTATTGATCGTAGTTTGATTACTTCATTAGTTGAAAGATGGCGTCCTGAAACTCATACGTTCCACTTTAGGACGGGAGAAGCGACAATCACCTTGCAAGACGTAGAGGTGTTGTATGGCTTACCCGTGAATGGTGATCCAGTACTTGGGAATGAGTTGGCGAGGAGCACAGAGGATTGGAAAGACATTTGTCAAAGATTATTAGGTTTTAGCCCACTTCCTggagactttaaaaaaaatagcctcAAGGTATCTGTACTTAATCAACACATGCTACGTCATCCAAAATTACTTGACACGGCAACACAAGATATGGTCAATCAGAAGGCTagatgttatatgttttggatgATTGCTGGTATGATGATGGCGGATACATCTGGAAGTAATTTGAAGCTTATGTACTTACCTATGCTCGAGGACGTCAACACAATAGGATCTTACATTGGGGTAGTGCGACCTAGCGTGCTT CCTTCCGATTATTGTCGTGTTGGACGAAATATATGGCGTGCTAGAGTCACAATATTTTGTTGGGATGTTGTCGAGGTTCACTTGCCTGATCGAGTTATGAGGCAATTTGGAATGATACAGGAGATACCACTAACTCCGTTTCCATTTGATCCCACACATTTTAACCACGATCGTCGGGGAAGGCCAAATACAAATTGGGAATTGGAGCATGCACAATGGTTGCCATTTTGGCACCAACGACTTCGATACGTTATTAATGCACCGGTCAATCATGAACCACTTCGGTACGATGACCCCTACCTTGTTTGGTTTAGACGCATTACTCGTCTTGTTATTGGTAATCCTACTTCGCGTCCTCAGCGGCAACAAGGTTATGTGCCTAATGCAACGGCTTATGAAGCAATG GTGCGTTATATTCATTCAGTGGTTGATAAAGCAAAATCACTCGGTGATCAGCCATTATTTGAGGAATTTTATATGTTTCGTGCAATGGTGCGGAGTGAAGGTGAAAAGTGCTTGACATATGTGCACGAG GCGAGGAAAAGGTGGTGTTCTTTGGTAGGAGGGAACGTGCTATTAAGAGAGGTCAAGTGTCtattgaaatggatgaaatgcatCAGGAAGATGCCCAAGCATCCGGAAGATGATCCAGCAACAACAAATTGTAATATTGGTTCCACTTCAAGGGGCGACACTCACGAATTCACTCAGGCATCAGGTATGACATATCAACCAACAACTACTCAGATTGTGCCATACATGACGCCACAAACTCCACAATATTCAAGAGATCCAAGTCTTTCGTCTTTTGAGAACATATTTGTTGAGAATGGTCCTGTTTTCAACTCATCTTT CTATGGTGCAAAGAAGTTTTAA